A genomic region of Kluyveromyces marxianus DMKU3-1042 DNA, complete genome, chromosome 5 contains the following coding sequences:
- the TIM21 gene encoding Tim21p, whose protein sequence is MLRRSVLKPSIFSQRKFSSIAFTRPVTITSTFKTRHFALQYSTFNAQQNNSNNQHKNTKKIPLWPRIKAFTSFTVSGILVVGATGLAGIVIYLIGAELFSPSGDTQIFNRAVTKVENDETARKLLQCNDTATSKERLKAYGEILTDDKWTRNRPISSTKKIDKEGKEHYFMRFHVESKQKMGMVHVEAKESDVNYQPDFVSMYLDIPGEKRHYLIKPHLNIITRPKGFLGVNWGPKKN, encoded by the coding sequence atgCTACGTCGATCTGTGTTAAAACCTTCAATTTTCAGTCAAAGGAAATTTTCTTCCATAGCATTTACCAGACCTGTTACTATAACGTCTACTTTCAAGACAAGGCACTTCGCTCTTCAATATTCCACCTTTAATGCACAGCAAAATAACTCTAACAACCAACATAAGAACACCAAAAAGATTCCATTATGGCCCCGGATTAAAGCTTTCACTTCCTTTACCGTATCTGGGATCTTGGTAGTGGGTGCTACCGGTCTAGCGGGTATTGTTATTTATTTGATTGGCGCAGAGTTGTTTTCTCCCTCAGGGGACACCCAGATCTTCAACCGTGCCGTAACAAAggttgaaaatgatgaaacagCTAGAAAACTACTCCAGTGCAACGATACAGCAACTTCTAAGGAAAGATTAAAGGCATATGGGGAAATTCTAACTGATGATAAATGGACAAGGAATAGACCAATTTCATCTACCAAAAAAATCGATAAAGAGGGTAAAGAACATTATTTCATGAGATTTCATGTAGAATCAAAGCAGAAGATGGGGATGGTTCACGTCGAAGCAAAAGAATCTGATGTCAACTATCAACCAGACTTTGTCTCTATGTATCTTGATATTCCAGGTGAAAAACGTCATTATCTCATCAAACCGCATTTAAATATCATCACTAGACCAAAAGGGTTTTTGGGGGTTAATTGGGGACCTAAAAAGAATTAG
- the RPL26B gene encoding 60S ribosomal uL24 domain-containing protein, which yields MIIVRKKSFDNKQQKHSFTNISFVIIIFITPFFTDVSSDRRKARKAYFTAPSSERRVFLSAPLSKELREQYNVKALPIRKDDEVLVVRGSKKGQEGKVSSVYRLKFAVQVDKLTKEKSNGASVPTNIHPSKVVITKLHLDKDRKALIQRKGGKLE from the exons ATGATAATTGTGAGAAAAAAGTCCTTCGATAATAAGCAG CAAAAACACAGTTTTACTAACATCTCGTTCGtgataataatattcaTCACACCTTTTTTTACAGACGTTTCCTCTGACAGAAGAAAGGCCAGAAAGGCTTATTTCACTGCCCCATCCTCTGAACGTCGTGTGTTCTTGTCCGCTCCTTTGTCCAAGGAGTTGAGAGAACAATACAACGTCAAGGCTTTGCCAATCAGAAAGGATGACGAAGTTTTGGTTGTCCGTGGTTCCAAGAAGGGTCAAGAAGGTAAGGTCTCCTCTGTCTACAGATTGAAGTTCGCTGTTCAAGTTGACAAGTTGACCAAGGAAAAGTCCAACGGTGCTTCCGTTCCAACCAACATCCACCCATCTAAGGTTGTCATCACCAAGTTGCACTTGGACAAGGACAGAAAGGCCTTGATCCAAAGAAAGGGTGGTAAATTGGAATAA
- the GAS2 gene encoding 1,3-beta-glucanosyltransferase yields the protein MLFKYYWVSLIFLRLISAQNSSSVKLAPIEAYGNKFFNSKTKEQFFIKGIAYQPSRALDEVSADGIIYETNYIDPLADTSICLRDLPYLKKLHVNTVRVYSIDPTKNHDECMEAFANAGIYVLLDLSEPDVSISRDFPTWDVQIFQRYKDVVDAMSTYDNVLGYFAGNEVTNDKTNTDASPFVKASIRDIKKHIASAPYRNVPVGYSTNDDSDTRDSLANYFVCGEFEADFYGINMYEWCGYSSYGGSGYRERTLEFKNFPVPVFFSEFGCNSVRPRPFTEVGALYGPLMTPVWSGGLVYMYFEEENEYGVVKVTKNGQVIELEDFKYLQNEFGKAKPKTITIQKHLENHKSTKRKCPQKSMLWKASIDLPPQPDSDKCRCLEENLPCISSSLKDSQSYKNYFDYICAQVDCSDIESNGVDGQYGKYSDCNAKQKLSLQLSKLYYNSDKNNNECPLSNKDFYFNFKSYKTKGKCEAVVNSIKESAKSKPTKNVSEDKNEEFSNKGNEEKIWSLLLVLTAGIYVLFL from the coding sequence ATGTTGTTTAAATATTATTGGGTCTCGTTGATATTTCTCCGATTGATATCGGCGCAAAACTCATCGAGTGTCAAATTAGCTCCAATTGAAGCGTATGGAAACAAATTCTTTAACTCCAAGACTAAAGAACAGTTCTTCATTAAAGGGATTGCATACCAACCAAGTAGAGCCTTAGATGAGGTAAGCGCTGATGGAATAATCTACGAGACCAATTACATTGATCCTCTAGCAGACACTTCCATTTGCTTAAGAGATCTTCCgtatttgaaaaagttaCATGTTAACACTGTGCGCGTTTATTCAATAgatccaacaaaaaatcATGATGAATGTATGGAGGCATTTGCCAATGCTGGAATATACGTTTTGTTAGACTTGAGTGAACCTGATGTTTCGATTTCACGAGATTTTCCAACATGGGACGTTCAAATTTTCCAACGGTACAAAGATGTGGTTGATGCCATGAGTACATATGACAACGTCTTAGGCTACTTTGCTGGTAACGAAGTCACAAATGATAAAACAAATACTGATGCTTCTCCATTTGTTAAAGCTTCAATAAGAGATATCAAAAAGCATATTGCAAGCGCACCATATCGTAATGTGCCTGTTGGGTACTCGACAAATGATGATAGTGACACTAGGGATTCTTTGGCAAATTATTTTGTTTGCGGGGAATTTGAAGCGGACTTCTATGGAATTAATATGTATGAATGGTGTGGATATTCCAGTTACGGTGGAAGTGGTTACAGAGAAAGAACACTGGAGTTTAAGAATTTCCCTGTGCCAGTATTCTTTTCTGAATTTGGATGTAATTCAGTTAGACCCCGTCCATTCACAGAGGTAGGTGCCCTTTATGGACCATTGATGACCCCAGTGTGGTCTGGGGGATTAGTGTACAtgtattttgaagaagagaacgAATATGGAGTGGTTAAGGTTACAAAGAATGGACAGGTCATTGAATTGGAAGATTTCAAGTACCTTCAAAATGAATTTGGTAAAGCTAAACCAAAAACCATTACCATTCAAAAGCATCTAGAAAATCATAAATCCACCAAGAGGAAGTGTCCCCAGAAGAGCATGTTATGGAAGGCATCCATTGACCTCCCACCTCAACCAGACTCCGATAAATGCAGGTGTCTAGAGGAAAATTTACCTTgtatttcatcttctttgaagGACTCACAATCCTACAAGAATTACTTTGATTATATCTGTGCCCAGGTTGATTGTTCTGACATAGAAAGTAACGGTGTAGACGGTCAATATGGAAAATATTCTGACTGTAATGCAAAGCAGAAATTGAGTTTACAATTGAGTAAACTCTATTATAACTCAGATAAAAATAACAATGAATGTCCCCTTTCGAATAAGGActtttatttcaatttcaaaagttACAAGACGAAAGGAAAATGTGAAGCAGTGGTGAATTCAATTAAAGAGTCCGCCAAGTCCAAGCCGACTAAAAACGTTTCAGAAGATAAGAATGAGGAATTCAGTAATAAAGGTAATGAAGAGAAAATTTGGTCTTTACTTTTGGTCTTAACTGCGGGCATATATGTCCTCTTTttataa
- the RPP0 gene encoding 60S ribosomal protein uL10, producing MGGVREKKVEYFAKLREYLEEYKSVFVVGVDNVSSQQMHEVRKQLRGKAVVLMGKNTMVRRAVRGFISDFPDYEKLLPFVKGNVGFIFTNESLQEIKDVIIANKVAAPARAGAIAPEDIWVKAVNTGMEPGKTSFFQALGVPTKIARGTIEIVSDVKVVDAGKKVGASEASLLNLLNISPFTYGLTVVQVYDNGQVFPASILDITDDELVSHFVSAVNTIACVSLAAGYPTLPSVGHSLINNYKNLLAVAIAADYVYPEIEELKDRIENPDKYASAAPVAAAAASSDAPAEEAEAEEAEESDDDMGFGLFD from the coding sequence GAATACAAGTCTGTATTCGTTGTCGGTGTCGACAATGTCTCTTCTCAACAAATGCACGAAGTCAGAAAGCAATTGAGAGGTAAGGCTGTCGTCTTGATGGGTAAGAACACCATGGTCAGAAGAGCTGTCAGAGGTTTCATCTCCGACTTCCCAGACTACGAAAAGTTGTTGCCATTTGTCAAGGGTAACGTTGGTTTCATCTTCACCAACGAATCCTTGCAAGAAATCAAGGATGTCATCATTGCCAACAAGGTTGCTGCTCCAGCCAGAGCCGGTGCCATTGCTCCAGAAGACATCTGGGTTAAGGCTGTTAACACCGGTATGGAACCAGGTAAGacctctttcttccaagCTTTGGGTGTCCCAACCAAGATTGCCAGAGGTACCATTGAAATTGTCTCTGACGTTAAGGTCGTTGACGCTGGTAAGAAGGTCGGTGCTTCTGAAGcttctttgttgaacttgttgaacatcTCTCCTTTCACCTACGGTTTGACTGTCGTTCAAGTTTACGACAACGGTCAAGTCTTCCCAGCTTCCATCTTGGATATCACTGACGATGAATTGGTCTCCCACTTCGTCTCTGCTGTTAACACTATTGCTTGTGTTTCCTTGGCTGCTGGTTACCCAACCTTGCCATCTGTCGGTCACTCTTTGATCAACAACTACAAGAACTTGTTGGCTGTCGCTATCGCTGCTGACTACGTCTACccagaaattgaagaattgaaggacAGAATTGAAAACCCAGACAAGTACgcttctgctgctccagTCGCTGCCGCCGCCGCTTCCTCCGATGCTCCagctgaagaagctgaagctgaagaagctgaagaatCCGACGACGACATGGGTTTCGGTTTGTTCGATTAA
- the NAG1 gene encoding protein NAG1, with protein MFPFTIASLRIPSGIRDLNRNWPVSSSLTLCKTVNKNCLTTMLSSTLFNRSIACVFVFTVGSSIIFKSALTYRGNAFCGFVATGAFSRLTSIEHMSGLRRTTLIAAFAPIECPSIIGFFSKSRDFTHLSTSAAIPM; from the coding sequence ATGTTTCCCTTTACTATCGCATCGTTAAGGATACCGAGCGGAATACGGGACTTGAACCGGAACTGGCCCGTCTCCTCATCCTTGACCCTCTGTAAAACCGTCAACAAAAACTGTCTCACAACAATGCTGTCATCAACGCTCTTCAACCGCTCCATCGCCTGCGTGTTCGTGTTCACCGTTGGATCGTCTATAATCTTCAAGAGCGCCTTGACGTACCGCGGAAACGCATTCTGCGGCTTTGTCGCCACAGGAGCGTTCTCGAGACTCACAAGCATCGAACACATGTCCGGTTTGCGAAGAACAACGCTCATCGCAGCCTTCGCGCCCATCGAATGCCCAAGCATAATtggcttcttttcaaagtcacgtgacttcACCCATCTCTCCACATCCGCCGCCATCCCGATGTAG
- the FKS1 gene encoding 1,3-beta-D-glucan synthase, whose product MSYNHNDPYQDQGEIPRDGYDQQQYDEYGQPIYGQDQYYPEDQGYYDQSGEYYQQNAQGDISGAPDSGAYHDQGYYDQPRGMGQDPENFSDFSYAPPGTPGTPGGYDSYGGGSGNGYAQYTPSQMSYGDPRSSGASTPIYGGEGFDPSAVAMALPTEPYPAWTADTQTPVTASEIEDVFIDLTNKFGFQRDSMRNMFDHFMTLLDSRASRMSPQQALLSLHADYIGSDSANYKKWYFAAQLDMDDEIGFRNMSLGKLSRKARKARKKNKKAMEEATQSENPESALDQIEGDNSLEAADFRWKAKMNKLSPIERVRQIALYLLLWGEANQVRFTPECLCFIYKCASDYLDSPLCQNRQDPIPEGDFLNRVITPIYRFIRSQVYEVQDGRYVKREKDHNKIIGYDDVNQLFWYPEGIAKVVLEDNTRLIDLPAEERYLRLGDVIWDDVFFKTYKETRSWFHLVTNFNRIWVIHATVYWMYTAYNAPTLYTHNYQQLVNNKPLAAYRWASCALAGSLASIIQIVATIAEWFFVPRNWAGAQHLSRRFWFLVLILAVNLGPIIFVFAYDPLTVYSKAALVVSIVMFFVSLATVLFFSVMPLGGLFTSYMKKSTRKYVASQTFTASFYQLEGLDMWMSYLMWTTVFAAKYAESYFFLTLSLRDPIRILSTTVMRCTGDYGYKDKLCRQQPKIVLGLMIATDLILFFLDSYMWYIICNTVFSVGRSFYLGISILTPWRNIFTRLPKRIYSKILATTDMEIKYKPKVLISQVWNAIVISMYREHLLAIDHVQKLLYHQVPSEIEGKRTLRAPTFFVSQDDNNFETEFFPRNSEAERRISFFAQSLATPIPEPLPVDNMPTFTVLTPHYSERILLSLREIIREDDQFSRVTLLEYLKQLHPVEWDCFVKDTKILAEETAAFEGNDEEDSEKEGGMKSQIDDLPFYCIGFKSAAPEYTLRTRIWASLRSQTLYRTVSGFMNYARAIKLLYRVENPEIVQMFGGDTEGLERELERMARRKFKFLVSMQRLAKFKPHELENAEFLLRAYPDLQIAYLDEEPPLNEGDEPRIYSALIDGYCEIMENGRRRPKFRVQLSGNPILGDGKSDNQNHALIFYRGEYIQLIDANQDNYLEECLKIRSVLAEFEELNVEQVNPYAPGLKYEDQNNNHPVAIVGAREYIFSENSGVLGDVAAGKEQTFGTLFARTLAQIGGKLHYGHPDFINATYMTTRGGVSKAQKGLHLNEDIYAGMNAMLRGGRIKHCEYYQCGKGRDLGFGTILNFTTKIGAGMGEQMLSREYYYLGTQLPLDRFLSFYYAHPGFHLNNLFIQLSLQMFMLTLVNMSALANQSVLCIYNKYKPITDVLYPIGCYNFMPVIDWVRRYTLSIFIVFFIAFIPIVVQELIERGIWKATQRFFRHLLSLSPMFEVFTGQIYSASLLSDLTIGGARYISTGRGFATSRIPFSILYSRFAGSAIYMGARSMLMLLFGTVAHWQAALLWFWASLSALMFSPFIFNPHQFSWQDFFLDYRDFIRWLSRGNNKYHKNSWIGYIRMSRSRITGFKRKLIGDESERAAGDAARAHRSNMVFAEVIPCVIYAAGCFTAHSFINAQTGVKNAAIINSWLRIVICTLGPIVINMGVLGFCLMMSCCSGPLLGMCCKKTGSVMAGIAHGIAVIVHIVFFIIMWVLEGFNFTKMLIGVITSMQCQRLIFKLMTLFMLTREFKNDHSNTAFWTGKWYNTGLGYMAWTQPSREFVAKIVELSNFAADFVLGHVLLFCQLPILCFPMADKFHSIMLFWLKPSRQIRPPIYSLKQTRLRKRMIRKYCSLYFLVLIVFAACIVGPAVAASRVDLQKISDNVDKSGNEIFHGLIQPRRQKNNDTGHGMSTYKGHFFTKTPSIAPWSTKA is encoded by the coding sequence ATGTCTTACAATCACAACGATCCTTACCAGGATCAAGGTGAAATTCCTAGGGACGGGTACGATCAACAACAGTACGATGAATATGGGCAACCAATCTACGGCCAAGACCAATACTACCCAGAAGATCAAGGTTACTACGACCAATCTGGTGAGTATTATCAACAAAACGCACAAGGCGACATTTCTGGTGCCCCAGACTCTGGTGCTTACCATGATCAAGGCTACTACGATCAACCTCGTGGCATGGGTCAAGATCCAGAAAACTTTTCTGACTTCAGCTATGCGCCACCTGGCACTCCTGGCACTCCAGGCGGATACGACAGCTACGGAGGTGGTTCCGGTAACGGTTACGCTCAGTACACACCATCTCAGATGAGTTATGGTGATCCAAGATCATCCGGTGCTTCCACTCCTATTTACGGCGGTGAGGGCTTCGACCCATCTGCCGTTGCCATGGCTTTGCCTACAGAACCATACCCAGCTTGGACAGCTGATACTCAAACCCCAGTAACGGCTAGTGAAATCGAAGATGTGTTCATCGACTTGACCAACAAGTTTGGTTTCCAAAGAGACTCGATGAGAAACATGTTTGACCATTTCATGACCCTTTTGGATTCAAGAGCTTCAAGAATGTCTCCTCAACAAGCTTTGCTTTCATTGCACGCAGATTATATCGGAAGTGATAGTGCAAACTACAAAAAGTGGTACTTTGCTGCCCAACTAGATATGGATGATGAGATCGGTTTCCGTAACATGAGTCTTGGTAAATTGTCCAGAAAGGCTAGAAAggcaagaaagaagaacaagaaggcAATGGAAGAGGCAACCCAATCGGAGAACCCAGAGAGCGCTTTGGATCAAATAGAAGGTGACAACTCCTTAGAAGCCGCCGATTTCAGATGGAAGGCCAAGATGAACAAACTGTCGCCAATCGAAAGAGTCCGTCAAATAGCTTTATACCTCTTGCTATGGGGTGAAGCTAACCAAGTCAGATTTACTCCAGAATGTTTATGTTTCATCTACAAGTGTGCTTCTGACTACCTGGATTCTCCATTGTGCCAGAACCGTCAAGATCCAATTCCAGAAGGTGACTTCTTGAACAGAGTCATCACTCCAATTTACAGATTTATCAGATCTCAAGTCTACGAAGTTCAAGATGGTCGTTACGTTAAGCGTGAAAAGGATCATAACAAGATCATTGGTTACGACGATGTAAATCAGTTGTTTTGGTACCCTGAAGGTATAGCCAAGGTGGTCTTGGAGGACAATACTCGTTTGATCGATTTGCCCGCTGAAGAACGTTATTTGAGATTAGGTGATGTTATTTGGGATGacgttttcttcaagactTACAAAGAAACGCGTTCTTGGTTCCATTTGGTCACCAATTTCAACCGTATCTGGGTTATTCACGCTACCGTATACTGGATGTATACCGCTTACAACGCGCCAACCTTGTACACACATAACTATCAACAACTTGTGAACAATAAGCCATTGGCCGCTTACCGTTGGGCTTCATGTGCTTTGGCAGGTTCTCTTGCCTCAATTATTCAAATCGTTGCTACTATTGCGGAATGGTTCTTTGTCCCAAGAAATTGGGCTGGTGCTCAACATTTATCTCGTCGTTTCtggtttttggttttaatTCTTGCAGTTAATTTAGGTCCAATCATCTTTGTGTTCGCTTACGATCCTTTGACCGTTTACTCCAAGGCTGCCTTAGTTGTGTCTATTGTCATGTTCTTTGTATCGTTGGCTAccgttcttttcttctctgtcATGCCATTGGGTGGGTTATTCACTTCCTACATGAAGAAATCCACAAGAAAGTACGTCGCTTCTCAAACATTCACTGCATCCTTTTATCAATTGGAAGGTCTTGATATGTGGATGTCCTACTTAATGTGGACTACAGTTTTCGCAGCTAAGTATGCAGAATcctacttcttcttgactCTATCGTTGAGAGATCCAATCAGAATTTTGTCTACTACAGTTATGAGATGTACTGGTGACTACGGTTACAAAGATAAGCTTTGTCGTCAACAACCAAAGATTGTCTTGGGTTTAATGATTGCCACCGAtttgattcttttcttccttgatTCTTACATGTGGTACATTATCTGTAACACTGTCTTCTCTGTCGGTAGATCCTTCTACTTAGGTATCTCCATTTTGACTCCATGGAGAAACATTTTCACAAGATTGCCAAAGAGAATTTACTCCAAGATTTTGGCAACTACCGACATGGAAATCAAGTACAAACCAAAGGTCCTCATCTCTCAAGTGTGGAATGCTATCGTTATCTCCATGTACAGAGAACATTTATTGGCCATTGATCACGTTCAAAAGTTGTTATATCACCAAGTCCCATCTGAAATTGAAGGTAAGAGAACTCTAAGAGCTCCAACTTTCTTCGTTTCTCAAGATGATAACAACTTCGAAACTGAATTTTTCCCAAGAAATTCTGAAGCTGAACGTCgtatctctttctttgctcAATCTTTGGCTACGCCTATTCCTGAACCATTACCAGTTGACAACATGCCTACTTTCACCGTCTTGACTCCTCATTACTCTGAAAGAATCTTGTTATCTTTGAGAGAAATTATCCGTGAAGATGACCAATTCTCAAGAGTTACTTTGTTGGAATACTTGAAGCAATTGCATCCTGTTGAATGGGATTGTTTCGTTAAGGACACTAAAATTTTGGCCGAAGAAACTGCTGCATTTGAAggaaatgatgaagaagattccGAGAAGGAAGGTGGCATGAAATCTCAAATTGATGATTTGCCATTCTACTGTATTGGTTTCAAGTCTGCTGCCCCAGAATACACTCTACGTACTCGTATTTGGGCTTCCTTGAGATCTCAAACTTTGTACCGTACTGTTTCAGGTTTCATGAATTACGCTCGTGCTATAAAGTTGTTGTACCGTGTTGAAAATCCCGAAATTGTTCAAATGTTTGGTGGTGACACTGAAGGTTTGGAAAGAGAGTTGGAAAGAATGGCTAGAAGAAAGTTCaagtttttggtttctaTGCAAAGACTGGCTAAGTTCAAGCCTCATGAATTGGAAAACGCTGAATTCTTGCTAAGAGCTTATCCTGACTTGCAAATTGCCTATCTAGATGAAGAACCTCCATTGAATGAAGGTGACGAACCAAGAATTTACTCTGCTTTGATTGACGGTTACTGTGAAATTATGGAAAATGGTCGTAGACGTCCTAAGTTTAGAGTTCAGTTGTCTGGTAACCCTATTTTGGGTGATGGTAAGTCTGATAACCAGAATCATGCTTTGATCTTCTACAGAGGTGAATATATTCAATTGATCGATGCCAACCAAGATAACTACTTGGAAGAATGTTTGAAGATTAGATCCGTGCTAGCTGAATTTGAAGAGTTGAACGTTGAACAAGTTAATCCATACGCCCCAGGTTTGAAATATGAGGAtcaaaacaacaaccatCCAGTGGCTATTGTTGGTGCTCGTGAATACATTTTCTCTGAAAACTCTGGTGTCTTAGGTGATGTCGCTGCAGGTAAGGAACAGACATTCGGTACTTTGTTCGCACGTACGCTAGCTCAAATTGGTGGTAAGTTACATTATGGTCATCCGGATTTCATCAATGCAACCTACATGACTACCAGAGGTGGTGTTTCAAAGGCTCAAAAGGGTTTGCATTTGAACGAAGATATTTATGCTGGTATGAATGCTATGCTTCGTGGTGGTCGTATTAAGCACTGTGAGTATTATCAATGTGGTAAGGGTAGAGATTTAGGTTTCGGTacaattttgaatttcacAACTAAGATTGGTGCTGGTATGGGTGAACAAATGTTGTCCCGTGAATACTACTACTTGGGTACACAATTGCCACTTGACCGTTTCTTGTCGTTCTACTATGCCCATCCTGGTTTCCATTTGAATAACTTGTTCATTCAATTATCTTTGCAAATGTTTATGTTAACTTTGGTTAACATGAGTGCATTGGCAAATCAATCTGTCCTCTGTATTTACAACAAGTACAAACCAATTACAGATGTCTTGTACCCAATTGGTTGTTACAACTTCATGCCTGTTATTGATTGGGTGAGACGTTACACTCTAtccattttcattgttttcttcatcgcTTTCATCCCAATTGTTGTCCAAGAATTGATTGAACGTGGTATCTGGAAAGCTACTCAAAGATTCTTCCGTCACTTATTGTCTCTGTCTCCAATGTTCGAAGTTTTCACTGGTCAAATTTATTCTGCTTCTTTGTTGAGTGATTTAACTATCGGTGGTGCTCGTTATATTTCCACTGGTCGTGGTTTCGCCACTTCTCGTATTCCATTCTCAATTCTTTACTCTAGATTTGCTGGTTCAGCAATTTACATGGGTGCCAGATCTATGTTAATGTTGTTATTCGGTACTGTTGCCCACTGGCAAGCTGCTCTACTATGGTTCTGGGCCTCTTTGTCCGCTTTGATGTTCTCTCCATTTATCTTTAACCCACACCAATTTTCGTGGcaagatttcttcttggattaCAGAGATTTCATCAGATGGTTGTCCAGAGGTAACAATAAGTACCATAAGAACTCTTGGATTGGTTACATCAGAATGTCTAGATCTCGTATTACCGGTTTCAAGCGTAAACTGATTGGTGATGAATCCGAAAGGGCTGCTGGTGATGCTGCAAGAGCACACAGATCAAACATGGTTTTCGCTGAGGTCATTCCATGTGTAATTTACGCTGCTGGTTGTTTCACTGCCCACTCTTTCATCAATGCTCAAACAGGTGTTAAGAATGCTGCTATTATTAACTCATGGTTACGTATCGTCATCTGTACTTTGGGTCCAATTGTCATCAACATGGGTGTTTTAGGATTCTGCTTAATGATGTCTTGTTGTTCAGGTCCACTATTGGGAATGTGTTGCAAGAAGACCGGTTCAGTTATGGCTGGTATTGCTCATGGTATTGCTGTCATCGTTCacattgttttcttcataATCATGTGGGTTTTGGAAGGtttcaacttcaccaaGATGTTGATTGGTGTGATTACTTCGATGCAATGTCAAAGATTGATCTTCAAGCTAATGACTTTATTCATGTTGACTCGTGAATTCAAGAACGATCACTCTAACACTGCATTCTGGACTGGTAAGTGGTACAACACTGGGTTAGGTTACATGGCATGGACTCAACCTTCAAGAGAATTCGTTGCTAAGATTGTTGAACTTTCTAACTTTGCAGCTGATTTCGTTTTGGGCCACGTTCTATTATTCTGTCAATTGCCTATCTTATGTTTCCCAATGGCCGATAAATTCCATTCTATCATGTTGTTCTGGTTGAAGCCATCTCGTCAAATTCGTCCACCTATCTACTCGCTGAAGCAAACCCGTCTACGTAAGCGGATGATCAGAAAATACTGTAGTCTCTACTTCTTAGTTTTGATCGTCTTTGCCGCATGTATCGTCGGTCCAGCTGTTGCTGCTTCAAGAGTGGACTTGCAGAAAATCTCTGACAATGTTGACAAGAGTGGTAACGAAATTTTCCATGGTTTGATTCAACcaagaagacaaaagaacaacgaTACTGGTCATGGTATGTCTACATACAAGGGCCACTTCTTCACCAAGACACCATCTATAGCCCCTTGGTCTACCAAGGCTTAA